The region CGGCTGGGTCGTCGTGGTCGGGCGCGTGGTGGTCGTGGTCGGCCGGGTGGTGGTCGTCGGGTCGGGACCGCCGGGGCCGACCTGGAGGTCGACGCAGGAGTAGAACGCCATCGGGGTGTCCGCGATGTTCCACACCGCCAGCATCTTGATGCGACCGGTCCGGCCGCCCAGGTTCACGTTGTGGGTGACGGTCGAGCCGGGCTGCCGGCCGCCGTCGTTGACCTCGGCGACCTTGCTGCCGCCGATGAAGTACTGCCACGTCGTGGTGGCGTGGCGGGCGGTGATCGTCCACGTGAAGGTCGCGTTGTTGCCGACCGTGGTGGCCGGCCACGCCTTGCTGTCGTCGCTGAGCGGAGCCCACCGGCTGTCACCCGCGTGACAGTTCTGC is a window of Saccharothrix espanaensis DSM 44229 DNA encoding:
- a CDS encoding lytic polysaccharide monooxygenase, whose product is MTFKRKLAAVLAGVGIAPFIVVVSAGTASAHGYISSPPSRQANCAQGRVSNCGAVVYEPQSVEGAKGQQNCHAGDSRWAPLSDDSKAWPATTVGNNATFTWTITARHATTTWQYFIGGSKVAEVNDGGRQPGSTVTHNVNLGGRTGRIKMLAVWNIADTPMAFYSCVDLQVGPGGPDPTTTTRPTTTTTRPTTTTQPTTTTTPPAGGTWAAGVSYAVGAQVTYGGSSFRCIQGHTSLTGWEPPNTASLWQRL